A genomic stretch from Arachis stenosperma cultivar V10309 chromosome 3, arast.V10309.gnm1.PFL2, whole genome shotgun sequence includes:
- the LOC130966634 gene encoding uncharacterized protein LOC130966634 produces the protein MEEAISATNSWTLFCRDMESVIKWRPPITFRQLVYGKACHLPVELEHKAYWAIRYLNLDSEAAGIKRMLQLNELDQFKYSAYENAKLYKKITKLLYDKKIAIRVFEPGQRVLLYNSRLKFFSGKLKSRWSGPFVVTRALPYGHVEIQEENSDRKFTVNGQRLKHYLGGEIDR, from the exons atggaggaagccatTTCTGCAACCAACAGCTGGACTCTCTTCTGCAGAGATATGGAGTCCGTCATAAAGTGGCGACCCCCTATCACCTTCAGACAA TTGGTCTATggcaaagcctgtcacttgccagttgaACTGGAGCATAAAGCTTACTGGGCAATCAGATACCTCAACCTTGATTCAGAAGCTGCAGGAATCAAGCGAATGCTTCAGCTAAATGAGCTTGATCAATTCAAATATTCAGCCTATGAGAATGCCAAGCTCTATAAGAAAATAACTAAGCTACTGTATGACAAGAAGATTGCcatcagagtctttgagccaggacaaagaGTGCTTCTatataattcaaggctcaaattcttTTCTGGGAAGCTGAAATCCCGATGGTCAGGACCGTTTGTGGTTACCAGAGCTTTACCATATGGTCATGTGGAAATACAAGAAGAGAATTCTGACAGAAAATTTACAGTGAATGGCCAGAGGTTGAAGCACTATCTTGGAGGCGAGATTGatcgctga